One Alosa alosa isolate M-15738 ecotype Scorff River chromosome 22, AALO_Geno_1.1, whole genome shotgun sequence DNA segment encodes these proteins:
- the tsen54 gene encoding LOW QUALITY PROTEIN: tRNA-splicing endonuclease subunit Sen54 (The sequence of the model RefSeq protein was modified relative to this genomic sequence to represent the inferred CDS: deleted 1 base in 1 codon) has translation MADGETSTEQPKLRFCSEILSPSELFQARTRSHKLPLRGQKDFLPTGSERQRERLDQSLQEHWTLVAEERVERSGSLVKAGWIPDDSIVELQTPAGKFWQTMGYAAHGKQYLLPEEALYLMECGNLQVFHHKLPLSIEEAYEKLLSSEHPGLVSLQQYQVFGHLKRLGYVVNRFDPSIVQSMYERQLNLPQTRDRYGAHLKRKRSLSPSNRHAASRPTPPSERPEEEERPDPPATPTCPDPPDPINPPQSPGQEGRDAQGQEGRDDAQGQEEGRDDAQGQVEGRDAQGQVEGRDAQGQSPGTGRSWWTKGSEVTEPGSPDLQGAEPQSPSPRWDYGRIRFPNLGSSRASRSPPLGPPDPRLLPGALQVGRCDVAPWLQRLNQRAEHLSGHHPQAEGFYRYHRGGAMTAASARCRNWAEYLELLERRRSRRNHGDRPAHLWEGVVKPLSQPGHGSSHSDLLHQIGVIQSSRLLDDAISLSIPSQWKISFDVYQPDTVADYKKSNPGKPYTRMCVCSFEGPVPDLQVVKSLSFQSGEVPVTFAVVDHGDISFYSFKDFTLPVDVCR, from the exons ATGGCCGATGGGGAGACATCAACAGAGCAGCCGAAACTTCGGTTCTGCAGTGAAATATTAAG CCCGTCGGAGCTGTTCCAGGCTCGCACGCGGAGCCACAAACTCCCGCTGCGCGGCCAGAAGGACTTCCTGCCCACGGGGTCGGAGCGCCAGCGAGAGCGACTGGACCAGAGTCTGCAGGAACACTGGACCCTGGTGGCCGAGGAGCGCGTGGAGAGATC ggggagtCTGGTGAAGGCGGGGTGGATCCCAGATGACAGTATAGTGGAGCTTCAAACTCCGGCG GGGAAGTTCTGGCAGACCATGGGATACGCTGCACACGGGAAACAATATCTGCTGCCAGAGGAGGCGCTCTACCtcatggagtgt GGGAACCTGCAGGTGTTCCACCACAAGCTGCCGCTGTCCATTGAGGAGGCCTACGAGAAGCTCCTATCCTCGGAGCACCCTGGACTCGTCAGCCTAcagcagtatcag GTGTTTGGCCATCTGAAGAGACTGGGCTATGTGGTCAACAGGTTTGACCCCAG tattgtCCAGTCTATGTATGAGCGGCAGCTGAACCTGCCTCAGACACGCGATCGCTATGGAGCCCACCTGAAGAGAAAACGCAGCTTGAGCCCCTCCAACag gcaCGCGGCCAGTCGACCCACACCTCCCTCAGAGAgaccggaggaggaggagagacctGACCCCCCCGCCACACCCACGTGTCCCGACCCCCCCGACCCCATCAACCCCCCCCAGAGTCCCGGGCAGGAGGGCAGGGATGCCCAGGGGCAGGAGGGCAGGGACGATGCccaggggcaggaggagggcAGGGACGACGCCCAGGGGCAGGTGGAGGGCAGGGACGCCCAGGGGCAGGTGGAGGGCAGGGACGCCCAGGGGCAGAGTCCTGGTACGGGCAGGTCCTGGTGGACGAAGGGGTCCGAGGTCACCGAGCCGGGGTCACCGGACCTGCAGGGGGCGGAGCCACAGAGCCCCTCCCCTCGCTGGGACTATGGGCGGATCCGCTTCCCCAACCTGGGCTCGTCCCGCGCCTCACGATCCCCCCCGCTGGGCCCCCCCGACCCCCGCCTGCTGCCCGGCGCCCTGCAGGTGGGAAGGTGCGACGTCGCCCCCTGGCTGCAGAGGCTGAACCAGCGAGCTGAGCACCTGTCA GGCCATCACCCACAGGCAGAGGGTTTTTACCGCTACCATAGAGGCGGAGCGATGACCGCGGCGTCTGCCCGGTGCAGGAACTGGGCGGAGTACCTGGAActgctggagaggaggaggagtcgaCGTAACCATGGTGATAGACCGGCACACCTGTGGGAGGGTGTGGTCAAACCTCTCTCCCAACCAGGCCACGGCTCCTCTCACA GTGATTTGCTCCACCAGATCGGCGTGATTCAGTCGTCACGGCTACTGGACGATGCCATCAG TTTGAGTATCCCGTCACAATGGAAGATCAGTTTCGATGTTTACCAGCCTGACACAGTGGCTGACTACAAGAAGAGCAACCCGGGCAAGCCATACACAcgcatgtgtgtctgcag TTTTGAAGGGCCAGTGCCTGATCTCCAGGTGGTGAAGAGTTTGTCCTTCCAGAGTGGTGAGGTGCCCGTGACGTTTGCAGTGGTTGACCACGGAGACATCTCATTCTACAGCTTTAAGGACTTTACTCTGCCTGTGGATGTGTGCcgctga